A portion of the Leptospira kanakyensis genome contains these proteins:
- the pyk gene encoding pyruvate kinase: protein MPEDDKIPNKRTKIICTIGPASANRETILKLIYSGMDLARMNFSHSTHDYHKEIFELLRECEQESGKSIGILADLQGPKIRTGKLGTGSLELKTGDQIAINNKGDFLGTKEEIGCTYQYILNDIDVGHKILIDDGKLSFVVKSKTKEKAVLETVIGGTLKDNKGINLPGTPISAPALSEKDIEDLQFALSLGVDYIALSFVRRASDLEMARQFMKDSYAGLIAKIERPEAIQNIEEIIDNCDGIMIARGDLGVELDTQYVPIIQKEMITKLNQQGKPVITATQMLETMIDNPRPTRAEASDVANAVMDGTDAVMLSGETASGKYPIETVRTMTSIIQAAEESEIYLSHLRSMDRSEFEVERTALGSAAEAISRSINAKAIINFTRSGYSSLLSSEFRPMKPIYSFTPFLGTARKMQLYWGVEAYVMPMMDKFPDMIAFMSKTLKSEGKLKSGDTVVILSGAPGSVAQTVDFIQIHKLK, encoded by the coding sequence ATGCCGGAAGACGACAAAATCCCTAACAAACGCACTAAAATTATCTGTACCATTGGTCCTGCATCTGCTAACCGTGAAACGATTCTAAAATTGATCTATTCAGGAATGGATTTGGCAAGGATGAATTTTTCCCATTCCACCCATGACTACCACAAAGAAATTTTTGAGCTTTTGCGTGAATGTGAACAGGAATCTGGCAAATCCATCGGCATCCTTGCCGACTTACAAGGCCCGAAAATTAGAACAGGGAAATTGGGAACGGGATCCTTGGAACTGAAAACAGGAGACCAAATCGCCATCAACAACAAAGGTGATTTCCTCGGAACAAAAGAAGAAATCGGTTGTACCTACCAGTACATTTTAAATGACATAGATGTCGGACATAAGATCCTAATTGACGACGGCAAACTCTCGTTTGTTGTAAAATCCAAAACAAAAGAAAAAGCAGTTTTGGAAACCGTCATTGGAGGGACTTTAAAAGACAACAAGGGTATCAACCTTCCGGGAACACCTATTTCAGCTCCTGCTCTTTCTGAAAAAGATATTGAAGATTTACAATTTGCTTTATCACTCGGAGTCGATTATATTGCTCTATCTTTTGTTAGACGAGCCAGTGATTTAGAGATGGCAAGACAATTTATGAAGGACAGTTATGCAGGTCTTATCGCAAAAATTGAACGACCTGAGGCCATTCAGAATATAGAAGAAATCATTGATAATTGTGATGGGATTATGATTGCTCGTGGAGATTTGGGTGTCGAATTAGATACACAATATGTTCCTATCATCCAAAAAGAAATGATCACCAAGTTAAACCAACAAGGGAAACCTGTCATCACCGCCACACAGATGTTAGAGACAATGATTGACAACCCTCGTCCGACAAGGGCCGAAGCCAGTGACGTTGCCAATGCGGTTATGGATGGAACAGATGCCGTTATGTTGTCAGGTGAAACTGCTTCTGGAAAGTATCCAATTGAAACTGTAAGAACCATGACAAGTATCATCCAAGCAGCAGAGGAATCGGAAATTTACTTATCACACTTACGTAGTATGGATCGTTCTGAATTTGAAGTGGAACGAACAGCTCTTGGCAGTGCTGCCGAAGCAATTTCCAGATCCATCAACGCAAAAGCCATCATCAACTTTACGAGATCAGGATATTCCTCCCTTCTCTCTTCTGAGTTTCGTCCTATGAAACCAATATATTCTTTCACTCCATTTCTTGGAACGGCAAGAAAGATGCAATTGTACTGGGGTGTAGAAGCTTATGTAATGCCAATGATGGATAAGTTTCCTGATATGATTGCTTTTATGAGTAAAACTTTAAAGTCAGAAGGAAAATTAAAATCTGGTGATACGGTTGTGATTCTATCGGGAGCACCGGGATCTGTCGCACAAACAGTAGACTTTATTCAAATCCACAAACTCAAGTAA